AAGAGCAATCTCTTCAATACTTCCGTCAGGTAAGCCTAATAGACCGAAAGAAGCATCTAGACTGCCGTCTTGAATACGACCAGCTGCATCACCGAATCCCTCTTCATAAGCTTCATAATCCCCATCTTCTAAACCATACGCTTCTAAAATTAATTTAGCAGCTGCTTGAGTACCGCTTCCTGGTGGTCCAATAGCAACAGAAGCTCCCTCAAGATCAGCAATGGATTCAATACCAGAACCTTCAGTTGTCACAATTTGCATAACTTCAGGGTAAATGTGCCCCATAAATCCGAAATTATCAACTGCAACCCCTTCAAACTCACCATCTCCAGTTAAGGCGTCAAGGGCAGGAAGATGAACTGTCATACCGAGATCCATTTCGCCTTGAAAAATACTCACAATGTTATCGACAGAAGCACCAGATGAAACAGCGCTTAAATCAAATCCGTCTACATCAATATTGTTATTAATAACAGTGGCCATTTCTTGACCTAACGGATAGTAAGTACCACCAGTACTCCCTGTTCCTAATTGAAGGCCGCCAACATCAGTATCTGTTCCAGCGTTATTAGTGTCATTTTCTTCAGTATTATCATTGTTTTCATCTGCATTTCCACAAGCAGCTAACACGAGTGTACCAGTTAATAAAAT
The DNA window shown above is from Salipaludibacillus agaradhaerens and carries:
- a CDS encoding TAXI family TRAP transporter solute-binding subunit, giving the protein MKKKFTSMFAILLTGTLVLAACGNADENNDNTEENDTNNAGTDTDVGGLQLGTGSTGGTYYPLGQEMATVINNNIDVDGFDLSAVSSGASVDNIVSIFQGEMDLGMTVHLPALDALTGDGEFEGVAVDNFGFMGHIYPEVMQIVTTEGSGIESIADLEGASVAIGPPGSGTQAAAKLILEAYGLEDGDYEAYEEGFGDAAGRIQDGSLDASFGLLGLPDGSIEEIALQRDVKLIPLSDEGISYIEENSGYEAFTIPSDSYDFLEEDIQAITAYAVLVGSLDSIDEDLGYEITKALFENSGDISHSQGNHLTKENALNGSEGLPLHPGTERYFEEEGITQ